The DNA sequence ATGTGTATTTTATAGGTGGATATGTTTTTCAAGAATTTGAACAAGTAATTCTAAACCTTGTTGATCATCTTGATTAAATCTAGACGTGACAGGTGCATCTATATCTAACACACCAATGATTTCTTTGTTATGATATACAGGAATAACAATTTCTGATTTACTATTTGCATCACAAGCAATATGACCTGGAAAAGCATGAACATCTGCTACAAGTTGAGTTGATTGAGTTGAAACGGCAGTACCACAAACACCTTTGCCAATTTCTATATCGACGCAAGCAGGTAATCCTTGAAATGGTCCGAGTTTTAATGCATTATTTTTAATAAGATAAAAACCTACCCAATTGATTTCGGGAAGAAATTGATTGATAAAAGCAGAAGTATTACTTAAGTTTGCAATTAAATCTGTTTCACCTGATAAAAGACCGTCTAATTGTTTACTTAATAATGTATAATTTAGTTGATGTTCTGACATTTCTTAATTCCCCATTTCATTTATTATTTGTATTATAATACTATTTTAAAATTTTGAATATATTTTGCATAGAAAAAGGTTTGTTGGTTAAATGTTTTACGTTATAATAAAGAGAACGATTTAGGAGGAGAATACATAATGGCAATTTATATAACACTTGCAATTATTATCATTATATTAATTGGTATTGGTATAATGTTATGGTTGCGTACTTCAAAGCGCAATTTGATTACTGAGACTGAGCAGCGTAAGCAAAAAATTAAACAACTACCATTTCAAGATGAATTGGCTAAACTTAAAAAATTAAACATTCGTGGTGAAGCCAAAGACAAGTATGACCAATTTAAAAGAGAATGGCAAACCGTTTTACAAGAAGATTTAAAAGTTGTAGATGCAAAGATTCAAGATGCTGATGCAGAATTAGATAAATTTAAATTTTCTCAATCAGAAGAAAGTATTGCTGATGCAAACAAAATTATGGATGGTATTGAAAAGAAATATACGCGTTTAACTCAAAGTGTTAATGAATTAATTACTACTGTTGAAACGAGCGACCAGTCATATAATGAATCTAAGCAAATATACAGAGAAACAAAAAGGGAAGTATTAGCAAACAGACATCAATTTGGGGATGCAGCAGATTTAATTGAGAAAAATATCGAAGCTTTCTTGCCTAGAATAGAAGAATATGAAGAACTTATTCAAGATGGTCATTATATTAAAGCTAAAGGGCATATTGATCAACTGAATAGCGATATGAAACGTATGCAAGAAGATATGAATGAAATTCCATTATTAATTAAAGATGTTCAAAAAGAATTGCCGGGTCAATTCCAAGATTTAAAATTTGGTTGCAGAGATTTGAAAGTCGAAGGCTATAACCTAGAACACGTTAAAGTTGAAAGTACATTACAAACATTGCGTGGAAAACTTAATTTAGTCGAACCATTGATTGGTCGTTTAGAATTAAGCCAAGCTGAGAATATTATTAATGAAATCAATGATTCATTAGACGACATGTACGACTTAATCGAACATGAAGTTAAATCAAAAAATACTGTTGAACAATCTAAAGAAATTATTACAGATGAATTGTTCCATGCTAAAGATATGAACTATACACTTCAAACTGAAATCGAATATGTTAAAGAAAACTATTATATTTCAGAAGAAGATGTTCATAAAGTAAGACAATATGAAAATGAAATTCAAAATCTAATTAGTGTATACGATGAAATTTTAGGCGAAATGGCTAAAACAAACGTAAGATACAGTGAAGTTGAAGATAACTTACTTTATATAGAAGAACACGTTAAAGTAATCAATAGTAACCAACAAAAAATTCAAAATCACTTAGTTTCATTAAGAGAAGATGAAGCAACAGCACAACAAAACACTTTACGTGTACAATCTAGAAAAGAAGAGATCTACAGAAAATTATTAGCTTCGAATTTACCAAGTGTTCCTGAACGATTTATCATTATGAAAAATGAAATTGATCATGAAATTCGTGAAGTGAATAAAATTTTCAGTCAAAGACCTATAAATGTACAATATGTAAAAGATAAAGTAAGTAATATTGTTTTACAGATGAACAAATTCGAAGATGAAACGACAGACGTACTTATTAATGCAGTACATGCTGAAACACTTATTCAATATGGTAATCGTTATAGAAAAGAAAATAACGATTTAAATAAAAGTCTTAATGAAGCAGAAAGACTTTTTGCTAACAATCGATATAAACGTGCGATTGAAATTGCAGAAGCAGCTTTAGATAAAGTAGAGCCAGGAATAAGTAATAAAATCGAAGAAGAAGTAAACAATCAACATTAATATAAAGATAAAAGTGAGATGATGAACCCATCATCTCACTTTTATTGTGTGTTAAATAGTATATCTATCATATTTGACTTATGGTATCATAATATAATGAAAAAAAGAGGTGACAGTATGATATATTTTGATAATGCTGCAACTACAAAACCTCATGAGGATGTTATTCAATCGTATTCTCAAATGAATACACAATATTTCTTTAATCCAAATAGTCCTCATACAGCAGGTGTTAAAATTGCGCATTTAATTGAAAAAGCTAGAGAAAATATAAAACAATATTTAAACTTAAATGATAAGTTTGATGTTATTTTTACAAGTGGCGCAACTGAATCAAATAATATTGCACTACAAGGCATGGCTAGAACGAAAAAACGTTTTGGTAACACGATACTCACGACAAAGATAGAACATCCATCAGTATTAGAAACGATGCGTGGATTAGAAGAACAAGGATTCAATTTAAAATATATTAATACAACGCCAGATGGGAAGTTGAGTATCGATCATTTGATAAAATTATTAAATGATGATGTTATACTCGTAACTTGTATGCATGTGAATAATATAATGGGACAAATTCAACCGATTGAAGAAATTAGTCAGTTATTAAAAAACTATCCTAAAGTTCATTTTCATGTAGATGGTGTGCAAGGATTTGGAAAAGTACCGTTAGACGTCAATTTAGCAGATAGTTATAGTTTAAGTGCACATAAATTCCATGGTTTAAAAGGATCAGGATTGTTAGTGCTTAATCAATTAAAAACAATAAATCCTATTATATTTGGTGGGGGACAAGAGTTTGGCATAAGAAGCGGAACAGTTAATGCCCCAGCAAACGTTGCGTTAGCTAAAGCAATGAGACATATGAATGATCATTTAGAAGAAAATAAAAAAACATTGTCTGATAAAGGATTAAAGATAAGAAGTATAATAGAAGGATATGAAGGTGTATTAATTAATTCACCTAAAGATGCAGCACCATATATCTTAAATGTATCTTTTCCTGGTGTTAAAGGAGAAGTACTTGTAAATGCTTTTTCTAAATACGAAATTTATTTATCTACGACGAGCGCTTGTTCATCTAAAAAAAGTTCTCATAATGAAACGTTAAAAGCAATGGGCTTTTCTAAAAGTCGTATAGAAGGAAGTATTAGAATCAGTATTTCTGCAGATTTAACAGACGAACAAATTGAATTGTTTAAAACAGCCTTTGATAAAGTATATAAAGAAGTGAAGGAGCTATTAATAAATGAATTATGATCACATATTAGTAAGATATGGAGAATTGACATTAAAAACAGGCAATAGAAATATGTTTGTTAATAAATTAAAATCAAATATAAAAAACAGATTGATGCCATTACAAGGATATAAAGTAAGAGCCAATCGAGATCGCATGTATATTGATGTACATGAAGGTTCAGATATTGAAGAAATGATGCAACGTATCACTACTGTTTTTGGTGTGCATTCTGTAAGTCCAGTTGTAAGAATTGAAAAAGACATTGAAGTAATGAAAGAAGTTGCATTACAATTTGCCAATGATTTCAATGATGGCGATACTTTTAAAATTGATGTAAAAAGAGCAGATAAAACATTTGAATTAGATACATTTGAACTTCAAAATACACTTGGCGGACATGTGCTTCAAAATACAGAGAATATAACGGTTAATGTTAAACGACCTGACCATAAAATCAAAGTAGAAGTACGTAAAGACGCTATTTATATGTATAACCGAGTACTCGAAGGTGAGGGTGGATTGCCAGTTGGAACAGGTGGTAAAACATTACTTATGCTTTCAGGTGGTATAGATTCACCAGTTGCTGGTATGGAAGTCATGAAAAGAGGCGTGACAATTGAAGCGATTCATTTCCATAGTCCACCATATACTAGTGAACAAGCTAAACAAAAAGTGATTGATTTAACGAAACAGTTAGCACAATTAACAGGTGACATTAAACTTCATATAGTACCTTTTACAGAATTACAAAAACAAATTCATAAAGTTGTTGAAGAAAGTTTCACAATGACAAGTACGAGAAGAATGATGTTAAGAGTGACAGAAAAAGTAGCACACGAAATTGGTGCTCAAGCTATTGTAAACGGAGAAAACCTTGGACAAGTAGCGAGCCAAACGTTAGGTAGTATGTACGCGATTAATAGCGTGACATCTATGCCAATATTAAGACCGTTACTTACTTTTGATAAAGAAGATATTGTGAAAAAAGCGAAAGCAATTAATACATTCGAATTATCTATACAACCATTCGAAGACTGTTGTACAATCTTTACACCTAAAAATCCAAAAACAAATCCGAAACTTGAAAAAGTAGAATATTTTGAGTCAAAATTTGATTTTGGACCTTTAATAGATGAAGCGGTTGAAAATGTTGAAACGATTACGATTTCAAAACATGACGACATTCAAGAACAAAAAGATAAGTGGATGGATGATCTACTTTAATCATACTTGTAGTATTGAAGTAATAAAGTAGAGGGGATGAAATGATGGATTTTGATATTAATTTACTACTTATCATTATGTTGTTTGGATTAATCGCTGCATTTATTGATTCAGTAGTCGGTGGTGGCGGTTTGATTTCTTTACCAGCATTATTAGCAGTAGGAATGGATCCGGCAGTTGCTTTAGGTACGAACAAATTAGCAAGTTCATTCGGTTCGTTAACGAGTACGTTAAAGTTTATTAAAGCTAAAAAAGTAGATTTTGATATAGTGGGTAAGTTATTTCCATTAAGCTTTATCGGTTCGATACTTGGTGCAATAACTGCTACATACTTACCTCCAGAATATTTTAAACCTTTAGCTATTATCATATTAGCGCTCGTAACGATATATTCAATTGTGAAAAAAGACTGGGGAGACATAAATAATTATAAAAAATTAACACTTAAAAAAGCTATTTTATTTATTGTCGGTGTTACGATGATTGGATATTATGATGGTTTTTTAGGCGGTGGAACAGGTTCGTTTTTCCTATTTATGTTGTTGTTAATTGGATTAGACTTTCTACATGCTGCTGGGAACGCAAAGTTTTTAAACCTTGCTTCTAACTTAGGTGCACTATTTTTATTTATGGCACTAGGACACGTGAATTATATTTATGGATTTTGTATGGCATTTTCAATGGTCATCGGATCTTATCTAGGGGTTACATTTGCGATAAAAAAAGGTGTTTCTTACGTAAAAGTATTATTTATCGTGATAACAACATTATTATTATTAAAAAATGCTTATGACTATGTAATGACTCACTTAATATAAATAAAAACCAGAACAAAATCACGAATGATTTTGTTCTGGTTTTTTGTATTTTTTATAAGAATTTTCTTTGAACTTTACTCCAAAATGAATTTTGAGGTAGTTTAAGTGTTCGTATATATTTATCTTTTATTGTTAATGTTACGAAATCAACTTCTTGAATACTTAGCGCTTCGTTATCTAATCCCATAATTGGATAGTAATTGCCTTCTTTGTCTAAAGTGATTTTCAGTGTTCTTGTATCACCTAGAACGACTGAACTACTAACTGTTCTAAAGTTATTATTATTTAAAGAAGCAATTTCAGTTAGCTGCATACTTCTAATCATAGGGTCAATAATCGCACCATCTAATGATTTATTATAACCTGTTGAACCGGTTGGCGTAGATATTAATAAGCCGTCTCCGTTAAATGCTTCAAAGTATTCATCATCTATATAAATTTCCATTTTCATTGGTTTAATGACACTAGATTTAATGTAGAAGTCATTTAAACACATATATGACATGTGGTCATTTAAATTAACTTCTAATACTGGATATTTGCGTACCATTACTTCATTTGAGTCTATAGATTCTATTAAGTGATTAATATCATCTACACTAAAATCTACATATAGATAATTTTGATCTAAACGCGTTTTAATGCCGACATAAATTTTATCTTTATTGAAGCTCGTTTTACGACATGCTTGTAGAAAACTACCATCACCACCGACAGAAGCTATAATGTCAGCATTTTCATAATTTGAAACAAATTCAAATCCGTGTGGTTCCATTTGTTGTTGAATATTTTTACATGTTTGTAATACGTCTTTATCTTTAGATTTAAAAAGGTAGATACGTTTTTTTGAACTCATAATTAGTTCCTCCCGATAAGTTACAGATGACATGAAAGTCTGTTATTATTATAAATGTAAATATATAAATTGGAAAGGAAGAGACTATGTCAAAAAGAATAGTTGCAATTATTATTGCATTAATACTTGTTATCGGTGGCATCGTGATGAGTGCTGCTGGAATGTTTTTCGATAATACGTTTAATAAAGCAATGTCTGATTCAGATGGTATTAGTGAATCTGTTCAATCAGGTAGCGATAGTAGTAGTAAAATCGTTAAATTATCTGTTGACGGTACAATTCAAGATACTGGAGCAGAAGAATCTTTATTTAGTGGCGGTGGATACAATCACCAATCATTTTTGAAAAAACTTGATAAAATTAAAAAAGATAAAAATGTTAAAGGTGTTTTATTAGAAATTAACTCCCCAGGTGGCGGAACATATGAAAGTGATGAAATACATAAAAAATTAGAAGAAATTAAAGCTAAAGATAAAAAAGTTTATGTACAAATGAAAAATATGGCTGCATCTGGTGGTTATTACATTTCAACTCCAGCTGACAAAATTTATGCAGGACCACAAACTTTAACTGGATCATTAGGTGTTATCATCTCGACAATTAATTACGCTGAATTAGCGAAAAATCTAGGCGTAAAAGATGAATCCGTTGTTTCAGGTAAACATAAACAAATATTAAATCCGATGAAAGACATGTCTAAAGAAGAGAAAAATATTATGCAATCTATCATTGATGACAGCTATAAACAATTTGTTGATGTCATTAAAGACGGTAGACATATGTCTGAAGCAGATGTTAAAAAATTAGCTGACGGAAGAATTTATTCAGCACAACAAGCTAAATCTAATGGATTAATTGATGAAATTGGATATGAAGATGACGCTATTAAAGGTTTGAAAAAAGATATTAAATCTAAGCATGCACAAGTGGTAACGTATGATACTTCTAGTGGATTTATGAACTTACCAATGGCAGCTAAAAGTAAAATGTCATCAATGATAGGGCTTGATAGTATGGGCAAATACGAAGCTTTAGTTAAAGCAAATAAATCACCACAACCAATGTATTTATATGGTGAGTAAGGAGGATTTTAAATGACTGAAACGAGTTACGAACAAGTCGCCTCGTCACGACAACAAAGTGAGATTGAACGAACTGTCAACAAACATTTCTCTCAAATAAAATCCATTATATTTGCGGGATTCTGGGTTCGTTTTATAGCTTTTATTATTGATGTTTTAGCACTAGCTGGTTTCAAAGGTATGGTGTTAAGTCCTATATTTTCATTTACAAACATTCAAGATAAATATTTGTTTGTACCATATTTCAGTGTTGAAAATCTTGCGAGTGCATTAATATTTTATTTGTACTTTGTTTTGATGACTTATTATTTTAAGGCGACACTTGGAAAAATGATTCTAGGTATAAGTGTATATCGCGAAGATGGAACGCCATTAAAATTTAAAGATATTTTATTTAGAGAGTGGATCGGAAGAATTATTTCTGGCGCTTTCATAGGTTTACCATACTTAGTCGTTGCGTTTAATAAAAAACATAAAGGTATTCACGATTACTTTGGTGAAACAGTAGTTTTAAAAAATAAGTATATTGGCTTGCGAAATGATTTTCAAAAGGCAATGAGATAACGTTTTCAAAGTCAAATGAATTTTAAAGTCTCTTTAATCATGATAAAATATATTTATCAAGAATTAAGGAGGCTATTTTTAATGGCACAAGTTACATTTAAGAATGAACCAGTTACACTACTAGGTGAAGAAGTTACTGTAGGTTCAGTAGCACCAGATTTTACTGTATTAGCAAATGATTTATCAGAAAGAACTTTAAACGACTATGAAGGTAAAAAGAAACTCATCAGTGCCGTACCTTCTTTAGATACAGGTGTATGTAGTCAACAAACACGTAAATTCAACGAAGATGCAGCAAATGAACAAGATGGTGTTATTTTAACAATTTCAAATGACTTACCATTTGCTCAAAAAAGATGGTGTGCTGCAGAAGGTTTAGACAATGTTATCACACTAAGTGATCACCGTGACCTTTCATTCGGTGAGAATTTCGGTATTGTGATGCAAGAACTTCGTTTATTAGCGCGTTCAGTATTTGTTTTGGACAAAGATAATAAAGTTGTTTACTCTGAAATCGTAAGTGAAGGAACAGATCATCCTGATTACGAAAAAGCTTTAGAAGCATTTAGAAATTTAAACTAATTAACTAATTAACAACTATTAAAATGCTGTCCATTATATGGGCAGCTTTTTATACGAAAGAGGGCAATTATGACTGAAGAAAAAAATATAATGGAAATATTATTTGAAAAATTGGACGTAAAAAGTAAAGACCTCCATGATGAAAATGGTCAAAGTTATATCGAGAACTTAGGTTTAGCTATGGAAGACTTATACAAGAATCAAAGAGATTTATTAGAGCAATCTACAATTCAAGAACGTAGAAAAGCTTTTCAATTTGCTTATTTAAGTTTGTTAAAAGAAGAAGTGATTCAACCGAATCATCAAATGACACCAGATTCAATTGGTTTCATATTAAGTTACCTTGTAAACTTATTTACTAAAAATAGTAAAGAATTAAACATAGTGGATATTGCGAGTGGTACTGGTCATTTAAGTGCAACTATAAATGAACAAAACCAAGATAAAACTGTGATGCATCATTTAATTGAAGTAGATCCTGTACTTCAACGCGTAAGTATACATCTTGCGAACTTTTTAGAAATTCCATTTGATGTATATCCTCAAGACGCAATTATGCCATTACCTTTAGAAGAAGCAGACGTTGTTGTAGGAGATTTACCAGTAGGATACTATCCTGTTGATGAAAGAAGTAAAGAATTGAAACTAGGTTTTGAAGAAGGACATAGTTATAGTCATTATTTACTTTTAGAACAAGCAGTTGCAGCAACAAGACCTGGCGGATATGTTTTCTTAATCGTTCCAAACAAATTATTTGAAGGCGAAGAAGTGAAACAGCTTCAAAAATATATTGCAACAGAAACGGAAATGCAAGCATTTTTGAATTTCCCAAACACGTTATTTAAGACAGAACAATCACGAAAATCACTTTTAATTTTACAAAAGAAAGATCCTGGAAATACTCATAAAGTTGAGGTATTACTAGCAAATATTCCTGACTTCAAGGCGCAAGCACAATTGCAAACGTTTTTAAGTGAAGTAGATGAATGGATGAAAGAAAATCATCCTTCTTAAACTGTATTAATGCTTGATTCATAACTGTATTAGTGGTTAAATAGTATAGAAAAGTATGATCAGGAGGAAGTCTAAATGACAAAAATTATAGCTATTAACGCCGGGAGTTCATCTTTAAAATTTCAATTATTTGAAATGCCTGAAGAGAAAGTGATAACTAAAGGGTTAATTGAACGTATCGGGTTAAAAAATTCAATTTTTTCAATTTCAGTAAATGGAGAAAAAATTACAGAAACATTAGATATTGAAAATCATGATGTAGCGGTTAACATTATGTTAGATGCGTTGAAAAACCATAACATAATAAATGATATAAATGATATTCAAGGTACAGGACATCGTGTTGTGCATGGTGGGGAAATATTCCCAGATTCAGCACTTGTAACAGATGATGTACTAACTAAGATAGAAACATTAACAGATTTAGCGCCTTTACACAATCCAGCTAACATAATGGGAATTAAAGCATTTAGAAAATTATTGCCAAATATTCCACATGTAGCTGTATTTGATACTTCATTCCACCAAACTATGCCAGAAGAATCATTCTTATATAGTTTACCTTACAATTTCTATAAAGACTTCGGAATTCGTAAATATGGTTTCCACGGGACAAGCCATAAATACGTTTCTGAAAGAGCTGCAATATTATTAGATCGTCCATTAGATCAATTAAGAATTATTTCTTGTCATATTGGTAATGGTGCTTCTATTGCTGCTATTGATGGAGGTAAATCAGTCGATACTTCAATGGGCTTCACACCACTTGCTGGTGTAACAATGGGTACGCGTTCAGGTAACTTAGACCCTGCGTTAATTCCATATATCATGGAGAAAACTGGTAAAAATGCTGAAGAAGTATTGAATATTCTTAATAAAGAATCTGGTTTATTAGGTATTTCAGGTTCTTCAAGTGATTTAAGAGATATTCAACAAGATGCAAATGAAGGAAATGATCGTGCGAAATTAGCATTAGATGTATTTGCTTCAAGAATTCATAAATATATGGGTTCTTATGCTACAAGAATGCACGGTTTAGATGCAATTGTATTTACAGCTGGCGTAGGTGAAAACTCTGACACAGTTCGTGCTAAAGTATTAGAAGGACTAGAATTTATGGGTGTATATTGGGATCCACGCTTAAACACTGGATTACATGGTGAAGAAGCATTCATCAACTATCCTCATTCACCTGTAAAAGTTATCGTTATTCCAACTGATGAAGAAGTAGTCATTGCACGTGACGTATTAAAATTCGGTAATTTAGGTTAATAAACACGAGTTTGGACGAGAATGTCTATACTTCGTAAAACAAAAACAATTCTGAAAGAAATCAATTGATTTTTTACAGGATTGTTTTTTTTATGTTTATAACTAAATTAAAAGGTTATTAGAAGTAAAAGGCGTAAGAGGAGGTTCAATATGAGACCAGAACGTGCGTTAATTCGATTAATTAGAATCGTAATGAGGAAAGTGAGTAAAGAACAAGCTAGAAAACAAAAACAAGAACATAATCAAAATAAATAAAAGAGAGGTTGGGACATATATGTCCCAGCCTCTCTTGTTAATTTATTATTTCTTTTCAAGATGTTCATCGAATAGTTCTTTTGTAGCTACGATTGGTTGGAAGTCTTCAGGCATTGTTTCTGTTCTAACGACTAACACATCACAAGGTGCATTTCTGACGATTGATTCAGAAACTGAACCTACAATAAATCTTTCCACAGCATTAAGACCAGAAGTACCGCACATAATTAAATCTACATCGAATTCAGTTGCTAATTTTTTAGGAATAACAGTTTTTGGAGAACCAAATTCTAATTTAGTTGCAACATTTGTTACGCCATTTTGTTCAGCATTATCTTTATATCCAGATAATATACTTTCGGCAAAACTTGTTGCTTTATTCACGATTTGAGTGTCGTATGCTTCAACACTAGCATATGAACGTGAATCTACAACATTTACAATTGTTAACTTAGCATCATTACGCTTAGCTACAGCTACAGCCTTGTTATAAGCCCATTCTGCTTCTGTTGAACCATCAACTGCTATTAGAATATTTTTGTAATTAAACATATAAACCGCCTCCTTATTCTTTAATTTAATTATATCACAATTTTCTGAAAAAATAAGGAATTATACTTTTAAAGTATAGAAATTACGCCTAATTTTAAAGTGAAGAGAAATAATTAAATGCATATTGATTGAATATTTTGAAATTTAAGAATAAACAGATAATATATTTTATTAATATTTATAATTGCGCTTTCAAAATATCGGCGTTATTATTGAGGCATGGAGGGGATATAAAATGATAATTGGTGTACCAAGAGAGATTAAGAATAACGAAAATAGGGTTGCTTTAACGCCTAGTGGTGTAGCAAGTTTGATTGCTCAAAACCATAAAGTTAAAGTCGAAAAAGGGGCAGGAATAGGTTCACAATTTACTGATGAAGATTACATAGTATCTGGCGCAGAAATTGTAAGCCAAGAAGAAGCATGGAATGTTGATATGGTTATGAAAGTGAAAGAACCACTTAAAGAAGAGTATCAATTTTTCAAAAAAGATTTAATTCTATTTACATATTTACATTTAGCTGCAGAAGAATCTTTAACAAATGCATTGTTAGAAAAAGAAGTGACAGCTATAGCATATGAAACAGTACAGTTAAGTGATCGCTCACTACCATTATTAGCGCCAATGAGTGAAGTTGCTGGTAGAATGTCAGCACAAATTGGAGCTCAATTTTTACAAAAATTTAATGGTGGAATAGGTATACTATTATCAGGCGTACCTGGCGTTAAACGTGGAAAAGTTACAATTATTGGTGGCGGCCAAGCAGGAACTAATGCAGCAAAAATGGCAGTAGGGCTTGGAGCAGATGTTACAATTATTGATTTGAATCCAACACGTTTACAACAATTAGATGATTTATTTGGAGCAAGTGTTCAAACGATGATGTCATCTCCATTAAATATCGAAGAAGCAGTTATAGAAAGTGATCTTGTAATTGGATCAGTGCTTATCCCAGGTGCGAAAGCTCCGAAACTCGTTACAGAAGATATGGTTAAAAAAATGAAACCAGGTTCTGTTTTAGTTGATATAGCGATTGACCAAGGTGGATCATTTGAAACTTCAGATAGAATTACGACACATGATAATCCAACTTATGTTAAACATGGCGTTGTGCATTATGCAGTTGCAAATATGCCAGGCGCAGTTCCAAGAACAGCAACAATCGCATTAAATAATGCAACTACGCCATATGCAATCCAATTAGCTAACAAAGGATATGTTAAAGCATGTCAAGACAATGAAGCATTAGCAAAAGGATTAAATACTATTCATGGTAAATTAACTTATGAAGAAGTAGCAAAAGCATTTGGTAAAGAATTTACACCTTATCAAGAAGTTCTAAAATAAAAACAATGAGCCCACAAAATTAGAACATCTGATTTTGTGGGCTATTTTTTATACTATTTTTGTTCCGTGTACTTCATCGAATGGTATATCGTTTAATAGTGTTGCTAAATTATCTTTGTTTAAACCGCCGCCTGGCATAATTGTTATATGACCTTTAGAGTGTATCAACAATTTTCCGAGATGGTTTAAATTATCAAATATTGACGTTTCTTTTGGACCACCGTGTGTAAGTATACGAGCGAATTGATGATCGATTAACCAGTCTAGTGATTTTAATTGATTATATGGATTAATTGAATCAAATGCCATATGACATACAGCTGGTATTTCACCGCATTCTTGTTTTAATGCGTTCATTTTCCATTCGTCTAAATAGTTATTTTCGTCTAGGCATCCAAATACAAATGCATCGACGTCTAAATTTTTAAGTTGAATTATATCTTGTCTCATCACTTCATAGTCAAAATAGCTATATACATAGTTTCCGCCTCGTGGTCTAATCAT is a window from the Mammaliicoccus sp. Marseille-Q6498 genome containing:
- a CDS encoding copper homeostasis protein CutC translates to MIKESCVETLEEIENAIKNGANRIELCDNLSVGGTTPSYGMVKIAIELCHGHNVEVAVMIRPRGGNYVYSYFDYEVMRQDIIQLKNLDVDAFVFGCLDENNYLDEWKMNALKQECGEIPAVCHMAFDSINPYNQLKSLDWLIDHQFARILTHGGPKETSIFDNLNHLGKLLIHSKGHITIMPGGGLNKDNLATLLNDIPFDEVHGTKIV